In Sporichthya polymorpha DSM 43042, a genomic segment contains:
- a CDS encoding ATP-dependent helicase, which produces MRAGRTKGSGRTPRVEYRLVRRPSPPVVVPRLDEAQRAVVEHSGGPLLVLAGPGTGKTTTLVEAVARRVEAGTDLERIAVLTFSRKAAGELRDRIARRIGRTTATPAAVTFHAFCHTLVAAHRPPEDAGVPLRLLSATEQDVAVRELLRGTVADGRPWPATIARCLDTRGLAEEVRDVLARVGERGIDLRRVAELVDASPSPAGEDAAVWRALAAFADEYADVLDARGVLDYTELVRRAVALAESPSVRAELRDRFDAVFVDEYQDSDPAQVRLLQAMAGDGRDLVVFGDPDQSIYAFRGADVRGILDFPQAFCDRTGAPARTLVLRTSRRAVPELLAASREVARRLPLAGLPAAAARAHRDLRPSLDPGPAPALDVLTFPSVGAELEHVADVLRRAHLADGVPWSDMAVLVRSGTRTIPVVRRVLGAAGVPLEVAGDEIALRAEPAVALLLTALKVASALAADPPSDETAALPGPLREVLTPEVARTLLLSPLGGIDPADLRRLGRALRAEARAGGLTGEELAPSAELIRDALAVPRLLVGPDAAAAGAARRLGELLAKVAADLAARGSAEEALWRLWDGTSWPDDLARSAAGTGAAARRADRDLDAVCALFDLAARAEEKAGRRGVANFLAEIEAQEIPSEAPRSPDGTTDAVRVLTAHRSKGLEWPLVAVVGVQEGLWPDLRRRGSLLAADRLEPDGLAPVPSISSVVAEERRLFYVAVTRAKQRLLVTAVDAPDEDGDRPSRFLRELGVEVREVRTRPARTLAPAALVASLRAVLEDPSTSDAMRAVAAGRLATLADARDGAGRPLVPSAAPERWWGTVDPSDAEVPVRPLDEPLKLSASAVQGLTSCPLRWFLQREVSADSAPTIRMTFGNVLHALAEEVARTGVDDLDALMKRLDTVWSELTFDASWQSAVQREAAREALRAFLAWHSGRPDRELVGAEVPFDIHLDAGGETVHLRGSLDRIERDADGRTRVVDFKTSKSSPTKEEIAAHPQLATYQAAVAVGALDELGVSQECGGAELVMLRQVNAKGLPKVHAQDACADAENPNWALELLGEAAQRLREEQFTPRPSDDCDMCEYRRCCSGRAEGRQVIP; this is translated from the coding sequence GTGAGAGCGGGGCGGACCAAGGGGTCGGGACGGACGCCGCGCGTCGAGTACCGGCTCGTACGCCGGCCGTCGCCGCCGGTGGTTGTGCCCCGACTGGACGAGGCGCAGCGCGCGGTCGTCGAGCACAGCGGAGGGCCGCTGCTCGTGCTCGCCGGGCCCGGGACGGGCAAGACGACGACGCTGGTCGAGGCGGTCGCGCGCCGGGTCGAGGCGGGGACGGACCTCGAGCGCATCGCCGTCCTGACGTTCAGCCGCAAGGCCGCGGGGGAGCTGCGGGACCGGATCGCCCGCCGCATCGGGCGCACGACCGCGACCCCGGCGGCGGTCACGTTCCACGCGTTCTGCCACACGCTGGTCGCCGCGCACCGGCCGCCGGAGGACGCCGGCGTCCCGTTGCGGCTGCTGTCCGCGACCGAGCAGGACGTCGCCGTGCGCGAGCTGCTTCGCGGCACGGTCGCGGACGGACGCCCGTGGCCGGCGACGATCGCGCGCTGCCTCGACACCCGCGGCCTCGCCGAGGAGGTCCGGGACGTCCTGGCCCGCGTCGGGGAACGGGGGATCGATCTGCGCCGCGTCGCCGAGCTCGTCGACGCTTCCCCGTCGCCGGCCGGTGAGGACGCCGCGGTCTGGCGAGCCCTCGCCGCGTTCGCGGACGAGTACGCCGACGTCCTCGACGCCCGCGGCGTGCTCGACTACACCGAACTCGTGCGCCGGGCAGTGGCGCTGGCGGAGTCCCCGTCGGTGCGCGCCGAGCTGCGCGACCGCTTCGACGCGGTGTTCGTCGACGAGTACCAGGACAGCGACCCGGCCCAGGTGCGCCTGCTGCAGGCGATGGCCGGGGACGGCCGCGACCTCGTCGTGTTCGGCGACCCGGACCAGTCGATCTACGCGTTCCGCGGCGCGGACGTCCGCGGGATCCTCGACTTCCCGCAGGCCTTCTGCGACCGCACCGGCGCCCCCGCCCGCACGCTGGTCCTGCGGACCTCCCGCCGCGCGGTGCCGGAACTGTTGGCCGCCAGCCGCGAGGTCGCGCGCCGGCTCCCGCTCGCCGGCCTGCCCGCCGCGGCGGCCCGCGCGCACCGCGATCTTCGCCCGTCGCTCGACCCCGGCCCCGCCCCGGCCCTCGACGTCCTGACGTTCCCGAGCGTGGGGGCGGAGCTCGAGCACGTCGCCGACGTCCTGCGCCGTGCGCACCTCGCCGACGGCGTGCCCTGGTCCGACATGGCCGTGCTGGTCCGCTCGGGAACGCGCACGATCCCGGTCGTGCGCCGGGTGCTCGGTGCCGCGGGCGTGCCGCTGGAGGTCGCGGGCGACGAGATCGCGCTGCGGGCCGAGCCCGCGGTCGCGCTGTTGCTGACGGCGCTGAAAGTCGCGTCAGCGCTGGCGGCTGACCCTCCGTCAGACGAAACCGCCGCGCTGCCCGGCCCGCTCCGGGAGGTCCTCACCCCGGAGGTCGCACGCACACTGCTGCTCTCGCCGCTCGGCGGGATCGACCCCGCGGACCTGCGCCGGCTCGGGCGCGCCCTGCGCGCCGAGGCCCGCGCCGGCGGACTCACCGGCGAGGAGCTCGCCCCGTCGGCCGAGCTGATCCGCGACGCGCTGGCCGTGCCGCGCCTGCTGGTCGGCCCCGACGCCGCGGCGGCCGGTGCCGCCCGCCGGCTGGGGGAACTGCTGGCGAAGGTCGCGGCCGATCTCGCGGCCAGGGGCTCGGCGGAGGAGGCGCTCTGGCGGCTGTGGGACGGCACCTCGTGGCCGGACGACCTGGCCCGCTCCGCGGCCGGGACCGGCGCCGCCGCCCGCCGCGCCGACCGTGACCTCGACGCGGTCTGCGCCCTGTTCGACCTCGCCGCGCGGGCGGAGGAGAAGGCGGGCCGCCGCGGCGTCGCGAACTTCCTCGCCGAGATCGAGGCGCAGGAGATCCCGAGCGAGGCGCCGCGCTCGCCCGACGGCACGACCGACGCCGTCCGCGTCCTCACCGCGCACCGGTCCAAGGGGCTGGAGTGGCCGCTGGTCGCCGTCGTCGGGGTCCAGGAGGGGCTCTGGCCCGACCTGCGCCGCCGCGGCTCGCTGCTGGCGGCCGACCGCCTCGAACCCGACGGCCTGGCGCCGGTGCCGAGCATCTCGAGCGTGGTGGCCGAGGAGCGCCGGCTGTTCTACGTCGCGGTGACGCGCGCCAAGCAGCGCCTGCTCGTCACCGCCGTCGACGCCCCCGACGAGGACGGCGACCGACCCTCCCGCTTCCTGCGGGAGCTCGGTGTCGAGGTCCGCGAGGTGCGCACCCGCCCGGCGCGGACCCTCGCCCCGGCCGCGCTGGTCGCCTCGCTCCGCGCGGTGCTCGAGGACCCCTCGACGTCCGACGCGATGCGGGCGGTCGCCGCCGGGAGGCTGGCCACCCTCGCCGACGCCCGCGACGGCGCGGGCCGCCCGCTCGTCCCGTCCGCCGCCCCGGAACGCTGGTGGGGCACGGTCGATCCCAGCGACGCCGAGGTTCCGGTGCGCCCGCTCGACGAGCCGCTCAAGCTCTCCGCCAGCGCGGTGCAGGGGCTGACCTCCTGCCCGCTGCGGTGGTTCCTGCAGCGCGAGGTCTCCGCCGACAGCGCGCCGACGATCCGCATGACGTTCGGCAACGTCCTGCACGCCCTCGCCGAGGAGGTCGCGCGGACCGGCGTCGACGACCTCGACGCGCTGATGAAGCGGCTCGACACCGTGTGGTCCGAGCTGACGTTCGACGCGTCCTGGCAGTCCGCGGTCCAGCGCGAGGCCGCGCGGGAGGCGCTGCGCGCGTTCCTCGCCTGGCACTCGGGGCGGCCGGACCGGGAGCTGGTCGGCGCCGAGGTGCCGTTCGACATCCACCTCGACGCCGGTGGCGAGACCGTGCACCTGCGCGGGTCGCTCGACCGCATCGAGCGCGACGCCGACGGGCGCACGCGGGTCGTGGACTTCAAGACCTCCAAGAGCTCGCCGACCAAGGAGGAGATCGCCGCGCACCCGCAGCTCGCCACCTACCAGGCGGCGGTCGCCGTCGGCGCCCTCGACGAGCTCGGCGTCTCGCAGGAGTGCGGGGGCGCCGAGCTGGTGATGCTCCGTCAGGTCAACGCCAAGGGCCTGCCGAAGGTTCACGCGCAGGACGCGTGCGCCGACGCGGAGAACCCGAACTGGGCGTTGGAGCTGCTGGGCGAGGCGGCTCAGCGGCTGCGGGAGGAGCAGTTCACGCCCCGGCCGTCGGACGACTGCGACATGTGCGAGTACCGCCGCTGCTGCTCCGGGCGGGCCGAGGGCCGGCAGGTGATTCCGTGA
- a CDS encoding ATP-dependent DNA helicase, protein MNAPIRDIDDLIRLLGVPYNAEQRAAIVAPLEPGVIVAGAGSGKTTVMAARVVWLVGTGQVAPDAVLGLTFTTKAAGELNVRIRSALTKAGISAPVGGPEPQGEDAGEPTVSTYHSFAAQLIEEHGLRLGVEPHAKLLADASRYQLAARVICRARGPFPALEKSVPDLVVDLLALEGECSEHLVDLDELRAHDRELIERLRTVKGADTPSNAVAKAIVAARRRLEFADLVEAYRAEKAERDLVDFGDQMALAARLAEQCPPVGAALRERYRVVLLDEYQDTSVAQRRMLVGLFGGGHPVTAVGDPCQAIYGWRGASVANLEDFPRHFPAFGPDGPSVEAGRYSLRENRRSGQVVLDLANTLAEPLRRLHAGVEALTPCDDNLGRGEIRTGLFDTYPEEIRWVGDQVAAAIAEGTEPGEIAVLVRATRDIGPVHGELVARDIPVEVVGLGGLVHLPEVADVVAVLEVLDEATANAALVRLLTGPRWRIGPRDLALLGRRARDLVAVPRDSTLTPLEAAVPITDPAELVSLSDAMAWPGDLGYSDAALARFAALDAEIGELRRHVGEPLVDLLHRVLAVTGLDVEIAAGPHAVATRRRESLAAFLDVAAAFSDLDGDSSVSAFLAYLRAAEEHERGLDSATPGSANSVKLMTAHKSKGLEWDVVVLPDLTRTVFPSNQGRAKWTSRGDSLPYALRGDRDSLPSPPELTSKGIDTFEKAVREQAQLEERRLGYVAFTRPRRRLVASAHWWGPTQKKPRGPSEYLLAARAFAAERGLDPGGPWADEPEPGAENPQRGIVVEYPWPAPLNEDALARRRAGAKLVRAALRDPDRRTVVPDGLSPAEAELAAGWDRDLDLLLTELARTRSTVREVELPASLSASQVLTLATDPDALARELARPMPRRPAPAARRGTRFHGWVEALFGQQPLLEPDDLPGAADAALDDADLAALQKAFLRGPYADQRPYRIEAPFALAIAGRVVRGRIDAVYEMLDGYEVVDWKTSKSATADPLQLAIYRLAWAEIAGVEPEEVSAAFLYVRSGKVVRPELPGRVELEEILAGPAWAAVP, encoded by the coding sequence GTGAACGCGCCGATCCGCGACATCGACGACCTGATCCGGCTGCTGGGCGTCCCGTACAACGCCGAGCAGCGGGCGGCGATCGTCGCCCCGCTCGAGCCGGGCGTCATCGTCGCCGGGGCCGGGTCGGGCAAGACCACCGTCATGGCCGCGCGGGTCGTGTGGCTGGTCGGTACCGGGCAGGTCGCGCCGGACGCCGTGCTCGGCCTGACGTTCACGACCAAGGCCGCGGGCGAGCTGAACGTCCGCATCCGGTCGGCGCTCACGAAGGCCGGCATCTCCGCCCCCGTCGGCGGGCCGGAGCCCCAGGGTGAGGACGCCGGCGAGCCGACCGTCTCCACGTACCACTCCTTCGCCGCCCAGCTGATCGAGGAGCACGGGCTGCGCCTCGGCGTCGAGCCGCACGCGAAGTTGCTCGCCGACGCCTCGCGCTACCAGCTCGCCGCGCGGGTGATCTGCCGCGCCCGCGGGCCGTTCCCGGCGCTGGAGAAGTCGGTGCCGGACCTCGTCGTCGACCTCCTTGCGCTCGAGGGGGAGTGCTCCGAGCACCTCGTCGACCTCGACGAGCTCCGCGCGCACGACCGTGAGCTGATCGAGCGGCTGCGGACCGTCAAGGGCGCCGACACCCCGTCCAACGCGGTCGCGAAGGCGATCGTCGCCGCCCGCCGCCGGCTGGAGTTCGCCGACCTGGTCGAGGCGTACCGCGCCGAGAAGGCCGAGCGCGACCTCGTCGACTTCGGCGACCAGATGGCGCTGGCCGCGCGGCTGGCCGAGCAGTGCCCGCCGGTGGGTGCAGCGCTGCGGGAGCGCTACCGCGTCGTGCTGCTCGACGAGTACCAGGACACCTCCGTCGCCCAGCGGCGGATGCTGGTCGGGCTGTTCGGCGGTGGCCACCCGGTCACCGCCGTCGGCGACCCCTGTCAGGCGATCTACGGCTGGCGCGGGGCCTCGGTGGCGAACCTGGAGGACTTCCCTCGGCACTTCCCGGCGTTCGGGCCTGATGGACCGTCAGTCGAGGCCGGCCGTTACTCGCTGCGGGAGAACCGGCGCAGCGGGCAGGTCGTCCTCGACCTCGCGAACACCCTCGCGGAGCCGTTGCGCAGGCTGCACGCCGGCGTCGAGGCGCTGACCCCGTGCGACGACAACCTCGGACGCGGCGAGATCCGCACCGGGCTGTTCGACACGTACCCGGAGGAGATCCGCTGGGTGGGCGACCAGGTCGCCGCGGCGATCGCCGAAGGCACCGAGCCCGGCGAGATCGCGGTCCTGGTGCGGGCGACCCGCGACATCGGGCCGGTCCACGGCGAGCTGGTCGCGCGCGACATCCCCGTCGAGGTCGTCGGTCTCGGCGGTCTGGTGCACCTGCCCGAGGTGGCCGACGTCGTCGCCGTCCTTGAGGTGCTCGACGAGGCGACGGCGAACGCGGCCCTCGTCCGGTTGCTCACCGGTCCGCGCTGGCGCATCGGCCCCCGCGACCTCGCGCTGCTCGGCCGGCGGGCCCGCGACCTGGTCGCGGTGCCACGTGACTCCACGCTCACCCCGCTCGAAGCGGCCGTACCGATCACCGACCCGGCCGAACTGGTCTCGCTCTCCGACGCGATGGCCTGGCCCGGCGACCTCGGCTACTCCGACGCCGCGCTGGCCCGGTTCGCGGCGCTCGACGCCGAGATCGGTGAGCTCCGCCGCCACGTCGGCGAGCCGCTGGTCGACCTGCTGCACCGCGTGCTCGCCGTGACCGGCCTCGACGTCGAGATCGCCGCCGGACCGCACGCGGTGGCGACCCGGCGGCGCGAGTCGCTCGCCGCCTTCCTCGACGTCGCCGCGGCGTTCAGCGACCTCGACGGCGACTCCTCGGTCTCGGCGTTCCTCGCCTACCTGCGCGCGGCGGAGGAGCACGAGCGCGGGCTGGACTCCGCGACGCCGGGCTCGGCGAACTCGGTCAAGCTGATGACCGCCCACAAGTCCAAGGGCCTGGAGTGGGACGTCGTCGTCCTGCCCGACCTGACCCGCACGGTCTTCCCGTCGAACCAGGGCCGGGCGAAGTGGACCAGCCGCGGCGACTCGCTGCCCTACGCCCTGCGCGGCGACCGCGACTCCCTGCCCTCGCCGCCCGAGCTGACCAGCAAGGGCATCGACACGTTCGAGAAGGCCGTCCGCGAGCAGGCGCAGCTCGAAGAACGCCGCCTCGGCTACGTCGCCTTCACCCGCCCGCGGCGGCGGCTCGTCGCCTCCGCGCACTGGTGGGGGCCGACGCAGAAGAAGCCGCGCGGCCCGTCGGAGTACCTGCTCGCCGCGCGGGCCTTCGCCGCCGAGCGCGGGCTGGACCCCGGCGGCCCGTGGGCCGACGAGCCCGAGCCGGGGGCGGAGAACCCGCAGCGCGGCATCGTCGTCGAGTACCCGTGGCCGGCGCCGCTGAACGAGGACGCGCTGGCCCGGCGTCGCGCCGGCGCGAAGCTGGTCCGCGCCGCGTTGCGCGACCCGGACCGCCGCACCGTGGTGCCCGACGGGCTGTCCCCGGCGGAGGCCGAGCTGGCCGCGGGTTGGGACCGCGATCTCGACCTGCTGCTGACCGAGCTCGCCCGGACGCGGTCGACCGTGCGCGAGGTGGAGCTGCCGGCGTCGCTGTCCGCGTCGCAGGTCCTCACGCTCGCGACCGACCCCGACGCCCTGGCCCGCGAGCTCGCCCGGCCGATGCCGCGCCGGCCCGCGCCCGCCGCGCGCCGGGGGACGCGCTTCCACGGCTGGGTCGAGGCCCTGTTCGGCCAGCAGCCGCTGCTGGAACCCGACGACCTCCCCGGCGCCGCGGACGCCGCGCTCGACGACGCCGACCTGGCCGCCCTGCAGAAGGCGTTCCTGCGCGGCCCGTATGCCGATCAGCGCCCGT